The Sulfurospirillum halorespirans DSM 13726 genome has a window encoding:
- a CDS encoding aldolase/citrate lyase family protein, whose protein sequence is MKPKLRRSMLFVPGSNTGMVCNAFIYKPDTVMFDLEDSVALSEKDSARMMVFHALQHFTYKDIETAVRVNPLDTPFGLLDLEAVIRAGVDIVRLPKTDTVEDVLEMEREIERIETKIGATKKTMLLAAIESALGVVNAVDIARSSKRMMGIALGAEDFVRDLHTQRTKEGHELMAARNQILLAARAAKIGAFDSIFSDVKDKEGFMHEVDLIKGLGFDGKSLINPNQIPWLHSAFAPSQKNINWAIEVLEAAKDAKERGLGVISLDGKMVDAPVILRAEWIMDLARASGVLGEDQ, encoded by the coding sequence ATGAAACCAAAACTAAGACGAAGTATGCTTTTTGTACCAGGCTCAAACACGGGCATGGTCTGTAATGCGTTTATCTACAAGCCTGACACGGTGATGTTTGACCTTGAAGACTCCGTGGCACTCAGTGAAAAAGACTCGGCACGCATGATGGTATTTCATGCGTTGCAGCATTTTACCTACAAAGATATTGAAACTGCTGTGCGTGTCAATCCTCTTGACACTCCGTTTGGACTGCTCGATCTTGAAGCGGTCATTAGAGCAGGCGTGGACATCGTAAGGCTTCCAAAGACCGACACGGTCGAAGATGTTTTAGAAATGGAGCGTGAGATTGAGCGTATCGAGACCAAGATAGGTGCAACGAAAAAAACGATGCTTCTAGCCGCTATTGAAAGCGCACTCGGCGTGGTCAATGCCGTCGACATCGCACGAAGTTCTAAGCGGATGATGGGCATTGCTTTAGGAGCGGAAGATTTTGTACGTGACCTTCATACGCAACGCACCAAAGAAGGACACGAGCTGATGGCGGCACGTAACCAAATCTTACTGGCGGCGCGTGCGGCTAAAATTGGTGCATTTGACTCCATCTTTTCGGATGTCAAAGACAAAGAAGGCTTTATGCACGAAGTGGATCTCATCAAAGGGCTTGGTTTTGATGGCAAATCCCTCATCAATCCCAATCAAATCCCATGGCTTCATAGTGCCTTTGCACCGAGTCAGAAAAATATCAACTGGGCGATAGAGGTGCTTGAAGCAGCCAAAGATGCGAAAGAGCGTGGGCTTGGCGTTATCTCTCTTGATGGAAAAATGGTGGATGCACCGGTCATCTTAAGAGCAGAGTGGATTATGGATTTAGCGCGTGCATCGGGCGTTTTAGGAGAAGATCAATGA
- the citD gene encoding citrate lyase acyl carrier protein: protein MSKKLETAHAGTLESSDAFVRVIPVDVKGIEIELESSVEEIYGDAIRALVLETAMAMGVEGVKLIVQDKGALDYVIKARVQTAILRALGEAEPDWSVL from the coding sequence ATGAGCAAAAAGCTAGAGACTGCCCACGCAGGAACACTGGAGTCGAGTGATGCGTTTGTACGCGTGATTCCTGTGGATGTGAAAGGCATTGAAATTGAGTTAGAAAGCAGTGTTGAAGAGATTTACGGCGATGCGATCAGAGCCCTTGTGTTGGAAACAGCGATGGCGATGGGCGTAGAGGGTGTGAAGCTTATCGTTCAAGACAAAGGCGCACTTGATTATGTGATCAAAGCGCGCGTTCAAACCGCCATTTTAAGAGCTTTGGGCGAAGCTGAGCCTGATTGGAGTGTATTATGA
- the citC gene encoding [citrate (pro-3S)-lyase] ligase: protein MSFVFSEVPHTSIVRWQKVKDFLDSVDLEMSEDIEVFVVAKEDDRIVACGGVSGKVLKNIALDESLRGEGLALSLMSELLKVAFREGRHELFLFTKPDYQEVFESCGFKYIEQAHHQVILMENSYNIDLYKKRLRKYKHTGDVVGSIVMNCNPFTLGHRFLVEQACERSHWVHLFVVKEDASFFTFKDRYRLICEGLVDLENLTIHEGSDYIISKATFPTYFIKDKRQIDSLYTELDLNIFRNHLAPQLGITHRFVGEEPLCAVTNEYNQQMKKLLVRPSEFPAIEVVELGRIEYGGEPISASRVRKLMQHNRLEEILPLVPPTTYALIAHMMSKEEEK from the coding sequence ATGAGTTTTGTCTTCTCTGAAGTGCCACACACGAGTATCGTGCGATGGCAAAAAGTGAAGGATTTTTTAGACAGTGTTGATCTTGAGATGTCTGAGGATATCGAAGTGTTTGTGGTTGCCAAAGAGGATGACCGCATCGTAGCGTGCGGAGGAGTGAGCGGGAAAGTGCTTAAAAACATCGCGCTCGATGAGTCTTTGCGCGGCGAAGGTTTGGCGCTGAGTCTGATGAGCGAGCTTTTGAAAGTGGCGTTTCGTGAAGGACGGCATGAACTTTTTTTGTTTACGAAACCAGATTATCAGGAGGTGTTTGAGTCGTGTGGGTTTAAGTATATTGAGCAGGCGCATCATCAGGTCATTTTGATGGAGAATAGCTACAATATTGATCTGTATAAAAAACGATTGCGAAAGTATAAACATACGGGCGACGTGGTTGGAAGCATCGTGATGAACTGCAACCCGTTTACGTTAGGGCACCGTTTTTTAGTCGAGCAAGCCTGTGAAAGGTCGCATTGGGTGCATCTATTTGTGGTGAAGGAAGACGCTTCCTTTTTTACCTTTAAAGATCGCTACAGACTGATTTGCGAAGGGTTAGTGGACCTTGAAAACCTCACGATACATGAGGGTTCTGACTATATTATCTCTAAAGCGACGTTTCCGACTTATTTTATTAAGGACAAGCGTCAGATTGATTCACTCTATACGGAGCTGGATCTCAATATTTTTAGAAATCATCTAGCGCCACAACTGGGCATTACGCACCGTTTTGTGGGAGAAGAGCCGTTATGTGCCGTGACGAATGAGTATAACCAACAGATGAAAAAATTACTGGTTCGCCCGAGTGAATTTCCAGCCATTGAGGTGGTTGAGTTAGGGCGTATTGAGTATGGTGGTGAGCCAATTTCGGCTTCGAGAGTCAGAAAATTAATGCAACACAATCGTTTGGAAGAGATCCTCCCGTTGGTACCTCCGACAACGTACGCGTTGATTGCACACATGATGTCTAAAGAGGAAGAAAAATGA
- a CDS encoding AbrB family transcriptional regulator: protein MQWLKGFLPVVASLLIGILGAILFSFINVPLPWLLGSIVAIAIASRFPKIPLRTPKMFSAPARAVLGITIGSAFNPTILHYLGEFVSSIVLILPFVLIITFCGMIYYWKWLKFDKMTAYFSSMPGGLLEMVTLAEATGANVYKVTMTQSVRLLCIVFTLPFIIQALSHVSLDGRVSITQPFLQSDPHDMFILTVCALVGWWGALKLKIPGGTMLGPMILGAVVYGSGIVHARPPNEIIKIIQLILGTTVGFVFVGVTCKEITKIFMQTLGYFVILAMISAVFVFIVSKMTDFPLISILLAFSPGGQSEMNLIAIIIAANLPYVALHHIVRMFLVMSVAPVFVKYLRPKEDR from the coding sequence ATGCAATGGCTTAAAGGCTTTTTACCTGTCGTAGCATCACTTTTGATAGGGATTCTAGGAGCCATACTTTTCTCGTTTATCAATGTACCCCTCCCATGGCTTTTGGGCTCGATTGTTGCCATTGCCATTGCGAGTCGTTTTCCCAAAATCCCCCTTCGAACGCCTAAAATGTTTTCAGCCCCTGCACGCGCGGTGCTTGGTATTACCATCGGTAGTGCCTTTAATCCTACGATTTTGCACTACTTAGGAGAGTTTGTTTCCAGCATTGTTCTGATCTTACCGTTTGTCTTGATTATCACGTTTTGCGGGATGATTTACTACTGGAAGTGGTTGAAGTTTGATAAGATGACCGCCTATTTTAGCTCGATGCCCGGTGGTCTTTTGGAAATGGTAACGTTGGCAGAAGCGACGGGTGCGAATGTGTATAAAGTGACAATGACCCAATCCGTTCGGCTGTTGTGCATTGTTTTTACGCTTCCTTTCATCATTCAAGCCCTCTCGCATGTCTCACTGGATGGCAGAGTCAGCATTACTCAGCCATTTTTACAGAGTGATCCTCACGATATGTTCATCCTAACCGTGTGTGCGCTGGTGGGCTGGTGGGGTGCTTTGAAGCTTAAAATACCGGGTGGAACCATGCTAGGGCCTATGATCTTAGGGGCGGTTGTTTATGGTTCGGGCATCGTGCATGCGCGCCCACCCAATGAGATCATTAAGATCATTCAGCTGATACTTGGAACGACCGTTGGGTTTGTCTTTGTTGGCGTTACATGTAAAGAAATTACAAAAATTTTCATGCAAACGCTGGGGTATTTTGTGATTTTAGCGATGATTTCAGCCGTGTTTGTCTTTATTGTCTCTAAGATGACCGATTTTCCACTGATCTCGATTTTGTTAGCCTTCTCACCAGGCGGTCAGTCGGAGATGAATTTGATAGCGATCATTATCGCAGCGAATTTACCGTATGTTGCGCTTCATCACATTGTGAGAATGTTTTTGGTGATGAGTGTTGCACCCGTATTTGTCAAATACCTTCGCCCCAAAGAGGACCGATGA
- a CDS encoding OprD family outer membrane porin, whose product MKLARLSLAAIAVVGLTSSSFAADTLADAFKNGKITGELKAFYFDRDTGDNVASVGAGDASIFVTGVMLNYVTDSLMGFKFGTTVQSSSAPFASDDAKDVFAKDMYGSGAVLSEAYLEYTFAKTTAKIGRQFISSPLVASSGSRVIKDSFEGATLINTDLPNTTLGFGYVDKWQARTNQGWAPKSTGMADFKQVGDGAYTLFAINKSIPGLMLSGAWAGIEEFSAGEDLDLYRFEARYDGKATDFTYNLGAQYFSTQYSGVTKDADGYALKAGVGVGSIDAYVAYSKISDDGKVKYGLGYGADTLYTQSPIISDNYEPGTEAYAIDVAYKFNADAKIGVDYTQTDDPARGDLSYSAVYGSYAFSGALKGLNILVQYEKEGKDGNDEELRVKTSYKF is encoded by the coding sequence ATGAAATTAGCGAGACTTAGTTTGGCGGCTATCGCAGTTGTGGGGCTTACATCCAGCTCATTTGCAGCAGATACCTTGGCAGATGCTTTTAAAAATGGCAAGATCACGGGTGAGCTGAAGGCTTTTTATTTTGATCGTGATACGGGTGATAATGTTGCCTCTGTTGGCGCAGGAGATGCTTCGATTTTTGTAACAGGTGTTATGTTAAATTATGTAACAGACTCTTTGATGGGATTCAAATTTGGCACAACCGTACAATCGAGCAGTGCCCCTTTTGCAAGCGATGATGCGAAGGATGTTTTTGCAAAGGATATGTACGGTTCAGGCGCAGTACTTTCCGAAGCTTATCTGGAATACACGTTTGCTAAAACGACGGCAAAGATAGGTCGACAGTTTATTAGCTCTCCTTTAGTTGCAAGCAGTGGTTCTCGTGTGATTAAAGACTCGTTTGAAGGTGCAACGCTTATCAATACGGACTTACCAAACACCACACTTGGATTTGGTTATGTTGATAAATGGCAGGCACGAACCAATCAAGGATGGGCTCCTAAGTCTACAGGAATGGCAGATTTTAAACAGGTGGGAGATGGTGCGTACACTCTCTTTGCGATTAACAAATCTATTCCAGGCTTGATGCTCTCAGGCGCATGGGCAGGGATTGAAGAGTTTTCGGCAGGCGAAGATTTGGATCTGTACCGTTTTGAAGCGCGTTATGATGGCAAAGCGACGGATTTTACTTATAACCTTGGCGCACAATATTTTAGTACGCAATACAGCGGAGTTACGAAAGATGCCGATGGCTACGCGCTTAAAGCAGGCGTGGGTGTCGGTAGTATTGATGCGTATGTGGCGTACTCTAAAATATCCGATGATGGCAAAGTCAAATACGGTCTTGGCTATGGCGCCGATACACTTTACACCCAATCGCCCATTATCTCCGATAACTATGAACCTGGCACGGAAGCGTATGCGATCGACGTTGCGTACAAATTTAACGCAGATGCTAAAATCGGTGTGGATTATACCCAAACGGATGATCCTGCCAGAGGTGACCTCTCTTACAGCGCGGTGTATGGCTCGTATGCGTTTAGTGGGGCACTTAAAGGCTTAAACATTCTTGTCCAGTATGAAAAAGAGGGTAAAGATGGCAACGATGAGGAGCTTAGAGTTAAGACCTCTTATAAGTTCTAA
- a CDS encoding ATP-binding protein, protein MLKLLIFSTMLVLATLLTFSLFLGHILKELMEEQIGQRALAISKTISLMPEVIELVEAKDPNGELDAMMTFLQRSIDARFIVIGDQNSIRLTHPTKELIGDRMMGEDNDKALMDGLYYTSKATGTLGPSIRGKSPVFGKNGDIIGVVSVGYLEENVRKIIAQRHQQFLIYLYGAMLLTIIMAFILSRKIKNSLLGYEPKEISRLFLEKEAILNAVKEAIIATNTEGEMTLCNEVAQRYFQLSETTKHPPLGLEKYLLTCKEMKDVNIDIDGEDYICNLAPISHEGKTIGMVASCRKKEEMDALVWELTRVKQYSERLREKKHEFSNLLHLISGHIQIGEYDKAIALISENHLPDEKIIEQFQNVIHDPLVASIFIGKYYFAFDKGVKIILDENSFLQESIDPSISKHLLTILGNIINNAIDAAELSEKKEVTLFVTDIGNDLIFDVEDTGLGIEETLHEKIFEKGFTTKGELHSGYGLFFVKSTLEWLGGFVSFGKGNYGTIVSIHIPKGNRND, encoded by the coding sequence TTGCTTAAATTACTCATTTTTTCGACGATGCTGGTTTTGGCGACCTTGTTGACTTTTAGCCTCTTTTTGGGGCATATTTTAAAAGAGCTTATGGAAGAGCAAATCGGTCAACGCGCCCTTGCTATCTCAAAAACCATCTCGTTGATGCCAGAAGTCATTGAACTGGTTGAGGCAAAAGACCCAAACGGAGAGTTAGATGCGATGATGACGTTCCTTCAACGCTCCATTGATGCGAGGTTTATCGTCATTGGCGATCAAAACTCCATTCGTCTGACCCACCCAACCAAAGAACTTATTGGTGATCGGATGATGGGAGAAGACAATGACAAAGCCCTTATGGATGGACTCTATTACACCTCCAAAGCCACGGGGACACTCGGTCCCTCAATCCGAGGAAAGTCTCCTGTATTTGGGAAAAATGGTGACATTATTGGCGTTGTCTCTGTGGGCTATTTGGAAGAGAACGTGCGCAAGATTATCGCACAGCGTCATCAGCAGTTTCTCATTTACCTGTATGGTGCCATGCTTTTGACCATTATCATGGCGTTTATCCTCTCACGAAAGATCAAAAATTCTCTTTTAGGCTACGAACCCAAAGAGATTAGCCGTCTCTTTTTAGAAAAAGAGGCGATTTTAAATGCGGTTAAAGAGGCGATCATTGCAACCAATACAGAAGGTGAAATGACGCTGTGTAATGAGGTGGCACAACGCTATTTTCAATTAAGTGAAACAACGAAACATCCACCTCTTGGATTAGAAAAATATCTTCTTACATGTAAAGAGATGAAAGATGTCAATATTGACATTGATGGCGAAGATTACATCTGCAATCTCGCACCCATTAGCCATGAAGGAAAAACCATTGGCATGGTTGCAAGTTGCCGAAAAAAAGAGGAGATGGATGCGCTGGTGTGGGAACTCACCCGTGTGAAGCAGTATTCGGAGAGGCTGAGAGAGAAAAAACATGAATTTTCCAACCTTTTGCACCTGATCTCTGGGCATATTCAAATCGGCGAATACGACAAAGCCATCGCACTGATCAGCGAAAACCATCTGCCCGATGAAAAAATTATCGAGCAGTTTCAAAATGTGATTCATGATCCCCTTGTCGCTTCGATTTTTATCGGGAAATACTACTTTGCCTTTGACAAAGGGGTGAAGATTATTCTGGATGAAAACAGTTTTCTCCAAGAGAGCATTGATCCTTCCATCTCCAAGCATCTTTTAACCATTTTGGGCAATATCATCAACAATGCGATTGATGCAGCTGAACTCTCAGAGAAAAAAGAGGTCACGCTCTTTGTCACAGACATTGGCAACGATCTTATTTTTGACGTGGAAGACACAGGACTGGGAATTGAAGAAACACTTCATGAAAAGATTTTTGAAAAAGGCTTTACCACAAAGGGCGAACTGCACAGTGGTTATGGGCTCTTTTTTGTGAAAAGTACCCTAGAGTGGCTGGGTGGATTTGTCTCCTTTGGCAAAGGAAATTATGGTACTATTGTGAGCATTCATATTCCAAAAGGGAACCGTAATGATTAA
- a CDS encoding response regulator: protein MIKVLIAEDDPRIALLHQNMVEKIANFEVIAIANTISELKEYIELMRPDLLLLDVYFPDGNGIEFLSWMRSNAVHTDVILITAAKEMASLEKSLRYGVFDYLIKPIMFYRFQSSLQKFHDYKEKVISQEELSQSKVDAFFNKTMQTNKPLHVGLPKGVDSITLEKILSALHQSQTFFSASEIAEILGINRTTSRRYLEYLAGEHKVEVDSLYGSVGRPERKYKLKTTE from the coding sequence ATGATTAAAGTTTTGATTGCTGAGGATGATCCAAGAATTGCGCTGTTGCACCAAAATATGGTGGAAAAAATAGCCAATTTTGAAGTGATTGCCATCGCAAACACCATCAGCGAACTCAAAGAGTACATCGAACTCATGCGCCCCGATCTGCTTCTTTTGGATGTCTATTTTCCCGATGGCAATGGGATTGAATTTCTAAGCTGGATGCGAAGCAACGCCGTTCATACCGATGTGATCCTCATCACCGCTGCTAAAGAGATGGCATCACTTGAAAAGTCCTTAAGGTATGGCGTTTTTGACTATCTCATCAAACCCATTATGTTTTACCGCTTCCAATCCTCTTTGCAAAAATTTCACGACTACAAAGAGAAAGTCATCTCCCAAGAAGAGCTCTCACAGAGCAAAGTCGATGCATTTTTTAACAAAACCATGCAGACGAACAAACCTTTACATGTAGGATTGCCCAAAGGGGTTGATAGCATTACGTTGGAGAAGATTTTAAGTGCGTTGCACCAAAGTCAAACGTTTTTCTCCGCGAGTGAAATTGCAGAAATATTGGGAATTAACCGTACAACATCACGAAGGTATTTGGAGTATTTGGCAGGAGAGCACAAAGTCGAAGTGGACTCATTGTATGGCTCGGTGGGTCGTCCTGAGCGTAAATACAAGCTCAAGACGACCGAATAA
- a CDS encoding tripartite tricarboxylate transporter permease, giving the protein MEVLSSLATGFAVVLTPTHLFLIFLGCLLGTLFGALPGLGPINGVAILLPICYTLGLPVESSLIMLAGIYYGAEFGGRISSILLNVPGDAGAVFTCLDGYPMAQKGLAGPALALSGVASFIGGSIAIVGLTFFAPLLASVAIYFGPAEYFVLMVFAFATIGALMGSNPVKSLIGVTIGLIIGVVGVDSTTGVLRFTLGEAELYDGFEFLIVIVGFFAVSEIMLMLEHHSSEDFEMPKITRVYVTMKELLYCKWTMVRSSLIGFVVGTLPGTGASIASAVSYTIAQKISDKEGTFGKGDMRGLAAPESANNACAGGALVPMLTLGVPGSGTTAVLLGALMLYNINPGPMLFVEQPKLVWGLIASMYIGNVMLLIINFPMVRIFTKILQVPYWLLVPSVIVLAFVGVYSVNMSTFALLLSLILGVLGYFLRKLHYPMAPVILGFVLGKIMEDNLRRAFAMSGGEIGIFFQGTINYILWGLTLFILFVPMLSKMVAKRYALAKK; this is encoded by the coding sequence ATGGAAGTTTTATCGTCTTTAGCAACAGGCTTTGCCGTTGTCTTAACACCAACCCATCTTTTTTTAATTTTCCTTGGATGTTTGTTGGGTACACTTTTTGGGGCACTTCCAGGACTTGGACCCATTAATGGTGTCGCCATTTTGCTTCCCATTTGTTATACCCTAGGTCTTCCTGTTGAGTCTTCGTTGATTATGCTTGCGGGTATCTACTATGGTGCTGAGTTTGGTGGAAGGATTTCGAGTATCTTGCTCAATGTTCCAGGCGACGCAGGAGCGGTCTTTACCTGCTTAGATGGTTATCCGATGGCACAAAAGGGTTTAGCAGGACCTGCCCTTGCACTCTCAGGTGTGGCTTCCTTTATTGGTGGTTCCATTGCGATTGTAGGATTAACCTTTTTTGCACCTCTTTTAGCCAGTGTCGCCATCTACTTTGGCCCTGCGGAGTATTTTGTGTTGATGGTCTTTGCTTTTGCTACCATCGGTGCTTTGATGGGTTCAAATCCTGTTAAAAGCCTTATTGGTGTTACCATTGGTTTGATCATCGGCGTAGTCGGTGTGGATTCTACGACAGGTGTGCTTCGCTTTACGCTTGGTGAAGCTGAACTTTACGATGGTTTTGAGTTCTTGATTGTTATCGTAGGCTTTTTTGCGGTCAGTGAGATTATGCTGATGCTTGAACACCACAGCAGTGAAGATTTTGAGATGCCAAAAATCACCCGTGTCTATGTTACGATGAAAGAGCTGCTTTATTGTAAATGGACGATGGTTCGCTCTTCGTTGATTGGGTTTGTTGTTGGAACACTCCCAGGGACTGGCGCTTCGATAGCCAGTGCGGTTTCGTATACCATTGCACAAAAGATATCCGATAAAGAAGGTACGTTTGGCAAAGGCGATATGCGAGGACTTGCAGCGCCTGAGTCTGCAAACAACGCATGTGCGGGCGGTGCTTTGGTGCCTATGCTGACCCTTGGCGTTCCAGGTAGCGGAACAACGGCAGTACTTTTGGGCGCTTTGATGCTTTATAACATTAATCCAGGACCGATGCTTTTTGTTGAACAGCCTAAATTGGTCTGGGGATTGATCGCTTCGATGTACATTGGTAACGTAATGTTGCTTATCATTAACTTCCCAATGGTACGTATTTTTACCAAGATTTTACAAGTGCCTTATTGGCTCTTGGTACCTTCTGTAATTGTTTTAGCGTTTGTGGGGGTTTACTCGGTCAATATGAGTACTTTTGCACTGCTACTTTCTCTTATATTGGGTGTTTTAGGCTACTTCTTGCGTAAACTTCACTACCCAATGGCGCCTGTTATTTTAGGCTTTGTTTTGGGAAAAATCATGGAAGACAACTTACGACGCGCTTTTGCAATGAGCGGTGGTGAGATTGGAATCTTTTTCCAAGGAACGATTAACTACATTCTTTGGGGATTGACACTGTTTATTCTGTTTGTTCCTATGCTTTCCAAAATGGTAGCAAAACGTTATGCTTTAGCTAAAAAATAG
- a CDS encoding tripartite tricarboxylate transporter TctB family protein: MEVPFSYDPLGPTAFPIALGTVLALLSVVIIVKPREVHFPALNTNLKTLLIVLLLFVYQLSFNVLGFLLSTALLVFCIAKIFKGTTPQALSAGVGVSGVVYLIFSFLLEVPLPVGSLFAKLLGVSS, encoded by the coding sequence TTGGAGGTCCCTTTTTCCTATGACCCTCTAGGTCCAACAGCGTTTCCTATTGCGTTAGGTACGGTTTTGGCACTTCTTTCGGTCGTCATCATTGTTAAGCCTAGAGAAGTACATTTTCCTGCGCTGAATACCAACCTAAAGACGCTTCTAATCGTGCTTCTTTTGTTTGTTTATCAACTCAGTTTTAATGTGTTAGGCTTTTTACTCTCAACAGCACTGCTTGTCTTTTGTATCGCTAAAATTTTTAAAGGTACAACTCCTCAAGCTTTAAGTGCAGGGGTAGGCGTGAGCGGTGTTGTTTATCTGATCTTTAGCTTTTTGCTAGAAGTGCCACTTCCTGTGGGTTCACTTTTTGCGAAGCTCTTAGGAGTCTCGTCATGA
- a CDS encoding Bug family tripartite tricarboxylate transporter substrate binding protein, whose protein sequence is MMRKSLRFVTSLAAIVALSSALNAFEVSKPVCLAPAKPGGGFDLTCRLVSNSMSASKVIDKPMIVNFMPGGVGAVAYNHVIGQRSNDPEMIVAASTGSALNIAQGKFGANYTVDSVKWLAALGADYGAVIVKADAKWNTLAEMVADLKANPKGFALGSGGSIGSQDWFKAAIIAKLAGINPKDMKYVAFEGGGEALTALLGNHIQIYPGDIAEFSGQLSSGKYKVLAILSEERLPGQMANIPTAKEQGYDAVWTIWRGFYLGPNVTEEQYNYWVEKIQKLVKTPEFEKERELRGLYPFTKIGKEYQTFMQEEEKKFKELTKEAGLIK, encoded by the coding sequence ATGATGCGTAAATCGTTACGTTTTGTAACAAGTTTGGCGGCCATCGTTGCACTAAGCAGTGCTTTAAATGCGTTTGAGGTCAGCAAACCTGTGTGTCTCGCCCCTGCAAAACCAGGTGGTGGATTTGATCTTACATGTAGACTTGTCTCTAACTCGATGAGTGCTTCTAAAGTCATTGACAAACCGATGATCGTTAACTTTATGCCCGGTGGTGTGGGTGCGGTTGCATATAACCATGTGATCGGTCAACGCTCCAATGATCCTGAAATGATTGTTGCTGCCAGTACAGGCTCAGCGCTTAACATTGCGCAAGGCAAATTTGGCGCCAATTATACGGTTGATTCTGTGAAATGGTTGGCGGCTTTGGGTGCTGATTACGGTGCGGTTATCGTTAAAGCAGATGCCAAATGGAATACGTTGGCAGAGATGGTAGCGGATCTTAAAGCAAATCCAAAAGGTTTTGCACTGGGCTCTGGTGGATCTATTGGTAGTCAAGACTGGTTTAAAGCCGCCATCATTGCCAAACTTGCAGGTATCAATCCTAAAGATATGAAATACGTTGCTTTTGAAGGCGGCGGTGAAGCTTTGACAGCACTTTTAGGCAATCACATTCAAATCTACCCAGGTGACATCGCAGAGTTCTCAGGTCAACTCTCTTCTGGAAAATACAAAGTCCTTGCAATCCTCTCAGAGGAGAGACTTCCGGGTCAAATGGCCAACATTCCTACAGCCAAAGAGCAAGGGTATGATGCTGTTTGGACTATTTGGAGAGGCTTTTACCTTGGACCAAATGTCACTGAAGAGCAGTACAACTACTGGGTAGAGAAAATTCAAAAATTGGTCAAAACACCAGAATTTGAAAAAGAGAGAGAACTTAGAGGTCTTTACCCTTTTACGAAGATAGGCAAAGAGTACCAAACCTTTATGCAAGAAGAAGAGAAAAAGTTTAAAGAACTTACAAAAGAGGCAGGACTCATCAAATGA